A genomic segment from Bartonella ancashensis encodes:
- the rpoB gene encoding DNA-directed RNA polymerase subunit beta, with translation MAQTLAMMSQFNGRKRVRKFFGKISEVAEMPNLIEVQKASYDQFLMIEEPEGGRPDEGLQAVFKSVFPISDFSGTAMLEFVRYEFDLPKFDVEECRQRDLTYAAPLKVVLRLIVFDIDEDTGLRDIKDIKEQGVYMGDMPLMTGNGTFVINGTERVIVSQMHRSPGVFFDHDKGKSHSSGKFLFAARVIPYRGSWLDIEFDAKDIIYTRIDRRRKIPVTSLLMALGMDGSDILSTFYNKLTYERFGDGWRIPYSVGRFKGIKLVSDLVDAESGEVVAEAGKKLTVRSAKLLEEKGLKVIKISEDDLLGSYLADDVVNYQTGEIHLEAGDEIDEKALKILLDVGVDTINVLDIDHMNVGAYIRNTLKADKNESQQDALFDIYRVMRPGEPPTMDTAEAMFHSLFFDPERYDLSAVGRVKMNSRMGLDCPDTVRVLRQEDILAVVKMLVDLRDGRGEVDDIDNLGNRRVRSVGELMENQYRVGLLRMERAIKERMSSVEIDTVMPQDLINAKPAAAAVREFFGSSQLSQFMDQTNPLSEITHKRRLSALGPGGLTRERAGFEVRDVHPTHYGRICPIETPEGPNIGLINSLATFARVNKYGFIESPYRKIVGGKVTAEVVYLSAMEESKHYVAQANSSLDSEGRFTEEFVVCRHAGEVLMTPRDHVDLMDVSPKQLVSVAAALIPFLENDDANRALMGSNMQRQAVPLIRAEAPFVGTGMESVVSRDSGAAIAAKRGGIVDQVDATRIVIRATKDLDPSKSGVDIYRLQKFQRSNQSTCINQRPLVHVGDRIEKGDIIADGPSTDLGDLALGRNVLVAFMPWNGYNYEDSILLSERIVSDDVFTSIHIEEFEVAARDTKLGPEEVTRDIPNVAEEALRNLDESGIVYIGAEVQPGDILVGKITPKGESPMTPEEKLLRAIFGEKASDVRDTSMRMPPGTFGTVVEVRVFNRHGVEKDERAMSIEREEIERLAKDRDDEQSILDRNVYARLSDMLMGKFAIGGPKGFSKGKKLDSSIMDSYPRSQWWQFAVDDEKLQGEIEVLRNQYDASKEALQRRFMDKVEKVQRGDEMPPGVMKMVKVFVAVKRKIQPGDKMAGRHGNKGVVSRILPVEDMPFLEDGTHADVVLNPLGVPSRMNVGQILETHLGWACAGMGKKIGDLIDFYRETGDIIPLRQRIEDFIPDNGRNEPVRKYDDESLLKLALQMGKGVSIATPVFDGAHESDINMMLEDAGLDSSGQVTLYDGRTGEPFDRSVTVGYIYMLKLHHLVDDKIHARSIGPYSLVTQQPLGGKAQFGGQRFGEMEVWALEAYGAAYTLQEMLTVKSDDVAGRTKVYEAIVRGDDTFEAGIPESFNVLVKEMRSLGLNVELDDVREFTAQRALPETID, from the coding sequence ATGGCTCAGACTCTAGCAATGATGTCTCAATTTAATGGTCGTAAACGTGTACGTAAATTTTTTGGTAAGATTTCTGAAGTGGCGGAAATGCCAAATCTTATTGAAGTTCAGAAAGCGTCATACGATCAATTTCTCATGATTGAAGAGCCGGAAGGCGGGCGTCCAGATGAAGGTTTACAGGCTGTTTTTAAGTCAGTGTTTCCAATATCAGATTTTTCCGGTACCGCCATGCTTGAATTCGTGCGCTACGAGTTCGATTTGCCGAAGTTTGACGTTGAAGAGTGTCGTCAGCGTGATTTGACTTATGCAGCTCCACTAAAGGTAGTACTGCGTTTGATTGTTTTTGATATTGATGAAGATACGGGTTTAAGAGACATTAAGGACATCAAGGAGCAGGGTGTCTATATGGGAGACATGCCGTTGATGACGGGTAACGGTACTTTTGTCATAAACGGTACGGAGCGCGTTATCGTTTCACAGATGCACCGTTCTCCAGGTGTGTTTTTTGACCACGATAAAGGAAAATCTCACTCATCAGGAAAATTTCTTTTTGCAGCTCGTGTGATACCTTACAGGGGATCTTGGCTTGATATTGAATTTGATGCAAAGGATATCATATATACTCGCATTGATCGGCGGCGTAAGATCCCAGTAACTAGCCTTTTGATGGCATTGGGTATGGATGGATCTGATATCCTATCGACCTTTTATAATAAGCTTACCTATGAGCGGTTTGGAGATGGGTGGCGCATTCCCTATTCAGTTGGTCGCTTTAAGGGAATAAAGTTAGTCTCTGATCTCGTTGATGCAGAGAGTGGGGAGGTTGTTGCTGAGGCTGGTAAAAAATTAACGGTCCGTAGTGCGAAGCTTTTAGAAGAAAAAGGCTTAAAGGTAATCAAAATCAGTGAAGATGATTTATTAGGATCTTATTTGGCGGATGATGTTGTCAATTATCAAACAGGCGAGATTCATCTTGAGGCCGGTGATGAAATTGATGAAAAAGCATTGAAAATTTTGTTGGATGTTGGTGTTGATACAATCAATGTTCTTGATATTGATCATATGAATGTTGGTGCATACATTCGCAATACCTTAAAAGCAGACAAGAACGAAAGCCAGCAGGATGCCTTGTTTGATATTTATAGAGTTATGCGTCCAGGTGAGCCACCCACGATGGATACGGCAGAGGCTATGTTCCATTCGTTGTTTTTTGATCCTGAGCGTTATGATCTTTCTGCGGTTGGTCGTGTTAAAATGAATTCACGTATGGGACTCGATTGTCCGGATACGGTTCGTGTTTTGCGTCAAGAGGATATTCTGGCAGTTGTTAAGATGCTGGTTGATTTGCGTGATGGTCGCGGCGAAGTTGATGATATTGATAACCTTGGTAATCGTCGCGTGCGATCCGTTGGGGAGCTGATGGAGAACCAATACCGGGTTGGTTTATTGCGCATGGAACGTGCGATAAAAGAGCGCATGTCTTCAGTTGAGATTGATACTGTTATGCCACAGGATCTTATTAATGCGAAACCGGCTGCTGCAGCTGTTCGTGAATTTTTTGGATCCTCACAATTGTCACAGTTTATGGATCAAACAAATCCTTTATCAGAGATTACGCATAAGCGACGCCTTTCTGCTCTTGGACCAGGTGGTTTAACTCGGGAGCGTGCAGGTTTTGAAGTGCGCGACGTGCATCCTACGCATTATGGTCGTATCTGTCCAATTGAAACCCCTGAAGGTCCGAATATTGGCTTAATAAATTCTCTGGCGACTTTTGCACGCGTCAATAAATATGGATTCATTGAAAGTCCGTATCGTAAAATTGTTGGTGGGAAAGTGACGGCAGAAGTTGTTTATCTTTCTGCCATGGAAGAGTCGAAGCATTATGTGGCTCAAGCTAATTCTTCATTGGATTCAGAGGGGCGTTTTACGGAGGAATTTGTTGTTTGTCGTCATGCTGGTGAAGTTTTAATGACACCGCGTGATCACGTAGATTTGATGGATGTTTCGCCAAAACAGTTGGTTTCAGTTGCTGCAGCTCTTATTCCGTTTTTGGAAAATGATGATGCAAACCGTGCATTGATGGGGTCGAATATGCAACGTCAAGCTGTTCCCCTTATTCGTGCTGAAGCTCCTTTTGTTGGCACCGGTATGGAGTCTGTAGTTTCTCGTGATTCAGGTGCTGCTATTGCTGCAAAACGGGGCGGTATCGTTGATCAAGTTGATGCGACGCGTATTGTTATTCGCGCAACAAAGGATTTAGATCCTTCAAAATCTGGCGTTGATATTTACCGTTTACAAAAATTTCAACGTTCTAATCAATCTACATGTATCAATCAACGCCCTCTTGTTCACGTTGGTGATAGGATAGAAAAGGGTGATATTATAGCTGACGGTCCATCGACAGATCTCGGTGATTTGGCTCTTGGTAGGAATGTTCTGGTGGCATTTATGCCTTGGAATGGTTACAACTACGAGGATTCTATACTACTTTCAGAGCGTATTGTATCTGATGACGTTTTTACTTCGATTCATATTGAAGAATTTGAGGTTGCTGCGCGTGATACAAAGCTTGGACCAGAGGAAGTTACTCGTGATATTCCTAATGTTGCAGAGGAAGCTTTAAGGAATCTTGACGAGTCAGGTATTGTTTACATTGGTGCTGAAGTTCAACCTGGTGATATTCTTGTCGGTAAGATTACGCCAAAGGGTGAAAGTCCTATGACGCCGGAAGAAAAACTTTTGCGTGCGATCTTTGGTGAAAAAGCTTCAGATGTTCGTGATACTTCGATGAGAATGCCTCCAGGAACTTTCGGGACTGTTGTGGAAGTTCGTGTTTTTAATCGTCATGGTGTAGAAAAAGACGAGCGGGCTATGTCTATCGAGCGTGAAGAAATTGAACGTCTGGCCAAAGATAGGGATGATGAGCAGTCGATACTTGACAGAAATGTTTATGCGCGTCTTTCAGATATGTTGATGGGTAAGTTTGCCATAGGGGGACCGAAAGGTTTTTCAAAAGGCAAAAAACTTGATAGTAGCATTATGGATTCTTATCCGCGCTCACAGTGGTGGCAATTTGCTGTTGATGATGAAAAACTTCAGGGTGAAATTGAAGTCTTGCGTAATCAATATGATGCTTCAAAAGAGGCCCTGCAACGTCGTTTCATGGATAAAGTTGAAAAAGTTCAGCGTGGCGATGAGATGCCTCCGGGTGTCATGAAAATGGTGAAGGTTTTCGTGGCTGTAAAACGTAAAATTCAGCCCGGTGATAAGATGGCAGGGCGCCATGGTAATAAGGGTGTCGTGTCTCGGATTCTACCTGTGGAAGATATGCCGTTTCTTGAAGATGGAACTCATGCTGATGTTGTGTTGAATCCATTGGGTGTTCCAAGTCGTATGAATGTTGGTCAAATTCTTGAAACTCACCTTGGCTGGGCTTGTGCTGGTATGGGTAAAAAAATTGGTGATTTGATCGATTTTTACAGAGAGACAGGAGATATAATTCCATTGCGTCAGCGCATTGAAGATTTTATTCCTGATAATGGTCGCAACGAGCCTGTGCGTAAGTATGATGATGAGAGTCTTTTGAAGCTGGCTCTTCAGATGGGAAAGGGTGTTTCGATTGCAACCCCTGTTTTTGATGGAGCACATGAATCTGATATCAATATGATGTTAGAGGATGCAGGTTTAGATAGTTCTGGTCAGGTGACACTTTATGATGGTCGTACTGGGGAGCCGTTTGATCGGTCTGTGACTGTGGGTTACATCTATATGCTTAAGTTGCACCATCTCGTTGATGATAAGATCCATGCACGTTCGATAGGGCCATACTCACTTGTTACTCAACAGCCGTTGGGTGGTAAGGCACAGTTTGGTGGTCAACGTTTTGGTGAAATGGAGGTTTGGGCACTTGAAGCTTATGGTGCTGCTTACACTTTACAAGAAATGTTAACAGTTAAGTCGGATGATGTGGCGGGTAGGACAAAGGTTTATGAAGCAATTGTGCGTGGTGATGACACCTTTGAAGCGGGTATACCTGAAAGCTTTAATGTTTTAGTTAAGGAAATGCGTTCACTCGGTTTGAATGTAGAACTTGACGATGTACGTGAATTTACTGCGCAGCGAGCCTTGCCTGAAACGATAGATTAA
- the rplL gene encoding 50S ribosomal protein L7/L12, with translation MADLAKIVEDLSNLTLLEAAELSKLLEEKWGVSAAAPVAVAAVSGEAAAAAEEKTEFDVVLVDGGAQKINVIKEVRALTGLGLKEAKDLVEGAPKPIKEGASKDEAEKIKAQLEAAGAKVELK, from the coding sequence ATGGCTGATCTAGCGAAGATCGTAGAAGACCTCTCTAACCTTACTCTTTTGGAAGCTGCTGAGCTTTCTAAGTTGCTTGAAGAAAAATGGGGAGTTTCAGCTGCTGCTCCTGTAGCTGTTGCCGCTGTCAGTGGTGAAGCTGCTGCAGCTGCTGAAGAAAAGACAGAATTTGATGTTGTTCTTGTCGATGGTGGCGCTCAGAAAATTAATGTAATTAAGGAAGTGCGCGCTCTTACAGGTCTTGGTCTTAAAGAGGCAAAAGATTTGGTTGAAGGAGCTCCTAAACCAATTAAAGAAGGTGCTTCTAAGGATGAGGCAGAAAAGATTAAAGCTCAGCTTGAAGCTGCAGGTGCTAAGGTTGAACTTAAATAA
- the rplJ gene encoding 50S ribosomal protein L10 has translation MDRAEKRAFVTWLNKAFQESGSIVIAHYSGLTVSQMNDLRSKMGEAGGAIKVAKNRLAKIALQGTESESIAGLFTGQTLIAYSEDPITAPKVAVDFAKVNDKFVILGGSMGATSLSVDAVKSLAALPSLNELRAKLVGMVSTPATRIAQVVDAPAGQIARVIGAHAQGKKAA, from the coding sequence GTGGATAGAGCAGAAAAACGTGCATTTGTTACATGGTTGAATAAGGCTTTTCAGGAGTCTGGTTCTATCGTTATTGCACATTATTCCGGTTTGACAGTTTCACAAATGAATGATCTTCGTTCAAAGATGGGTGAGGCTGGTGGTGCTATTAAAGTTGCCAAAAACCGTCTTGCAAAAATCGCTCTTCAGGGCACGGAGTCTGAATCGATAGCGGGTTTGTTTACTGGGCAGACACTCATAGCGTATTCAGAGGATCCGATTACAGCGCCAAAAGTTGCTGTTGATTTTGCGAAGGTCAATGATAAATTTGTCATCCTTGGTGGTTCAATGGGTGCTACAAGCTTAAGCGTTGATGCTGTAAAATCTTTAGCTGCATTACCTTCACTCAATGAGTTGCGAGCAAAGCTTGTGGGTATGGTTTCTACTCCTGCGACTCGTATTGCTCAGGTTGTTGATGCTCCTGCTGGTCAAATTGCTCGTGTCATTGGTGCGCATGCTCAGGGGAAGAAAGCAGCTTGA
- the rplA gene encoding 50S ribosomal protein L1 — MAKLVKRLEKIREGVNFNKLYTLADAVSMVRERAVAKFDETIEIAMNLGVDPRHADQMVRGVAHLPHGTGRNVRVAVFARGDKADEAKAAGADIVGAEDLFEVIDGGTIEFDRCIATPDMMPLVGRLGKILGPRSLMPNPKIGTVTLDVANAVKDSKGGAVEFRVEKSGIVHAGVGKASFEANKIVDNVRAFVGAVIKARPQGAKGEYIRRVAIASTMGVGIKVDPVTVRSE; from the coding sequence ATGGCAAAGCTAGTGAAGAGATTAGAAAAAATTCGTGAAGGTGTCAATTTTAACAAACTCTATACTTTGGCCGATGCGGTTTCTATGGTTAGAGAACGTGCAGTTGCTAAATTTGATGAAACGATTGAGATTGCAATGAATTTGGGCGTTGATCCACGTCACGCAGATCAGATGGTTAGAGGGGTTGCTCATTTGCCTCATGGAACAGGACGGAATGTTCGGGTTGCTGTTTTTGCGCGTGGTGATAAAGCTGATGAAGCCAAAGCAGCGGGTGCAGATATTGTTGGTGCTGAGGATTTATTTGAAGTCATCGATGGTGGAACGATAGAGTTTGATCGTTGTATAGCAACACCAGATATGATGCCTCTTGTTGGTCGTCTTGGTAAGATTCTTGGTCCAAGGAGTTTGATGCCGAATCCTAAAATTGGCACCGTGACACTAGATGTCGCTAATGCCGTTAAGGATTCTAAGGGAGGGGCTGTGGAGTTCCGTGTTGAAAAGTCTGGTATTGTACATGCCGGTGTTGGCAAGGCTTCTTTTGAGGCTAACAAGATAGTGGATAATGTTAGGGCTTTTGTTGGTGCAGTCATTAAAGCGAGGCCGCAAGGTGCGAAGGGTGAATACATTAGACGTGTTGCAATTGCTTCAACAATGGGTGTTGGAATTAAAGTTGATCCCGTGACAGTGCGTTCAGAATAA
- the rplK gene encoding 50S ribosomal protein L11: MAKKSAGQLKLQVPAGAATPSPPIGPALGQRGINIMEFCKAFNAATQEMEKGSPIPVVITYYQDKSFTFSLKTPPVSFFLKKEANLKSGSKEPGKVSAGTISRDKVRLIAEAKMKDLNANDIEAAMRMVEGSARSMGLEVVG, translated from the coding sequence ATGGCAAAGAAAAGTGCAGGTCAGTTAAAGTTGCAAGTTCCTGCAGGAGCTGCAACACCCTCTCCACCGATTGGTCCAGCTCTTGGACAGAGGGGTATTAATATCATGGAGTTTTGTAAAGCATTTAATGCTGCGACCCAGGAAATGGAAAAAGGGTCGCCAATTCCTGTAGTCATTACTTATTATCAAGATAAGTCCTTTACGTTTTCTCTTAAGACTCCTCCCGTTTCTTTCTTTTTGAAGAAGGAAGCAAATTTAAAGTCGGGTTCAAAGGAGCCTGGTAAGGTATCTGCAGGAACAATTTCTCGTGATAAAGTTCGTTTGATTGCAGAAGCAAAAATGAAAGATCTTAATGCAAACGATATTGAGGCAGCGATGCGTATGGTTGAAGGTTCTGCTCGCTCCATGGGTTTAGAAGTGGTAGGCTGA
- the nusG gene encoding transcription termination/antitermination protein NusG, translating to MVARWYIVQAYSNFEKKVAEAIEKEAKQKGLDHLFSRIFVPTERVVEVRRGRKVNSERKFFPGYVLVCAELTDEVYHLIKNTPKVTGFLGSDAKPFPISDKEAEEILQQVQEGVESPKPSVSFEIGEQVRVADGPFVSFNGIVQDVEEDRSRLKVEVSIFGRPTPVELEFGQVEKL from the coding sequence GTGGTTGCTCGTTGGTATATCGTTCAGGCATATTCAAATTTTGAAAAAAAGGTAGCGGAGGCTATTGAAAAAGAGGCTAAGCAAAAGGGGTTGGATCACTTGTTTAGCAGGATTTTCGTTCCGACTGAACGTGTTGTTGAAGTTCGTCGAGGGCGCAAGGTGAATTCTGAAAGGAAATTTTTTCCAGGTTATGTCCTTGTTTGTGCTGAATTGACAGATGAGGTATATCATCTTATTAAAAATACTCCAAAGGTAACGGGTTTTTTGGGTTCAGATGCAAAGCCTTTTCCTATTTCTGATAAAGAGGCTGAGGAGATTCTTCAGCAAGTTCAGGAAGGTGTAGAGTCTCCAAAGCCATCTGTTTCTTTTGAGATTGGTGAGCAGGTTCGGGTGGCTGATGGGCCTTTCGTGTCTTTTAATGGTATTGTTCAGGACGTTGAGGAAGATCGTTCTCGTCTTAAGGTTGAGGTATCAATTTTTGGGCGTCCTACGCCTGTTGAATTGGAGTTTGGTCAGGTAGAAAAGCTTTGA
- the secE gene encoding preprotein translocase subunit SecE, with protein MMPKTNLVTFLRQVRAETAKVKWPTYRETMISTVMVLLVTVFSSTFFFIVDQVINFSVWQGIDFLKYLFS; from the coding sequence ATGATGCCTAAGACTAATTTAGTTACTTTTTTAAGACAGGTTCGTGCAGAGACTGCTAAAGTGAAGTGGCCTACATATCGTGAAACTATGATTTCTACCGTTATGGTCCTTCTTGTTACTGTTTTTTCCTCGACGTTCTTTTTTATCGTAGACCAGGTCATAAATTTTAGTGTATGGCAGGGTATTGATTTTTTGAAATATCTTTTTAGTTGA
- the tuf gene encoding elongation factor Tu: MAKSKFERTKPHVNIGTIGHVDHGKTSLTAAITKYFGEFKAYDQIDAAPEERARGITISTAHVEYETEQRHYAHVDCPGHADYVKNMITGAAQMDGAILVVSAADGPMPQTREHILLARQVGVPAIVVFLNKVDQVDDAELLELVELEVRELLSKYDFPGDDIPVVKGSALAALEDSNKSIGEDAVRLLMSEVDKYIPTPERPIDQPFLMPIEDVFSISGRGTVVTGRVERGVIKVGEEIEIIGIRPTSKTTVTGVEMFRKLLDQGQAGDNIGALLRGVDREGIERGQVLAKPGSVTPHTKFKAEAYILTKDEGGRHTPFFTNYRPQFYFRTTDVTGIVTLPEGTEMVMPGDNVAMDISLIVPIAMEEKLRFAIREGGRTVGAGIVSKIVE; the protein is encoded by the coding sequence ATGGCGAAGAGCAAATTTGAACGTACGAAGCCGCATGTTAATATTGGAACGATTGGTCACGTTGATCATGGTAAGACCTCGTTGACTGCAGCGATTACGAAGTATTTTGGTGAGTTCAAAGCGTATGATCAGATTGATGCTGCGCCTGAAGAGCGGGCTCGTGGCATAACTATTTCAACTGCGCACGTTGAATATGAAACGGAGCAACGCCATTATGCGCATGTGGATTGTCCTGGTCATGCTGATTATGTAAAGAACATGATCACGGGTGCAGCTCAAATGGATGGTGCTATATTGGTTGTTTCTGCAGCGGATGGTCCGATGCCTCAGACACGTGAACATATTTTGTTGGCGCGTCAGGTGGGTGTTCCTGCGATTGTTGTTTTTTTGAATAAAGTTGATCAGGTTGATGATGCGGAGCTTTTGGAGCTTGTTGAGCTTGAAGTTCGAGAACTTCTTTCGAAGTATGATTTTCCAGGTGATGATATACCTGTTGTTAAAGGCTCCGCTTTGGCGGCTCTTGAAGATTCCAACAAGAGTATAGGAGAGGATGCTGTTCGCCTTTTAATGAGTGAGGTTGATAAGTATATACCGACGCCAGAACGTCCAATTGATCAGCCTTTTTTGATGCCTATTGAGGATGTTTTTTCGATTTCGGGTCGTGGAACGGTTGTTACAGGTCGTGTTGAGCGTGGTGTTATTAAAGTTGGTGAAGAAATTGAGATTATAGGGATTCGTCCTACGTCGAAGACAACAGTTACGGGCGTTGAAATGTTTCGTAAGCTTTTGGATCAAGGTCAGGCGGGTGATAATATTGGTGCCTTGCTTCGTGGTGTTGATCGTGAAGGGATTGAGCGTGGGCAAGTTTTGGCGAAGCCTGGTTCTGTTACACCTCATACTAAGTTTAAAGCCGAAGCTTACATTTTAACGAAAGATGAGGGGGGTCGTCATACGCCTTTCTTTACAAATTATCGTCCACAGTTTTATTTTCGTACTACGGATGTGACGGGGATTGTTACTCTTCCTGAAGGTACGGAGATGGTTATGCCCGGTGATAATGTTGCGATGGATATTTCTCTGATTGTTCCAATTGCAATGGAGGAAAAGTTGCGTTTTGCGATCCGTGAAGGTGGCCGCACCGTCGGAGCAGGTATCGTCTCTAAAATTGTTGAATAA
- a CDS encoding TrmH family RNA methyltransferase, translating to MSQKIHKKSHFTHSYHRDFNKKGLSISPSTYSKYDHTSTMQKTIHLYGVHTIDAALKNPNRVLKHLYVTQNALKRLDISNHNLPCPIELSSPKKLDTLVGSDAVHQGVVLETEPLKSRDLSELTHTDLVIVMDQITDPHNVGAIMRSAAAFKTGALITSYRHSPQESGVLAKAASGALESIDYIMVQNLAEALKFLHKAHFITFGLDSEGDAPLENVLTGEKIALVLGAEGKGLRKKTRETVHTLARLDMPGKIKSLNVSNAATIALYTAHKHLRP from the coding sequence ATGTCACAAAAAATACACAAAAAATCTCACTTCACGCATTCTTATCATCGAGACTTTAACAAAAAGGGTCTCTCCATCTCGCCTTCAACTTATTCAAAATACGATCACACCTCTACGATGCAAAAAACAATTCATCTCTACGGGGTCCATACCATCGACGCTGCCCTCAAAAACCCCAATAGAGTTCTTAAACATCTTTACGTTACACAAAATGCTTTAAAACGTTTAGATATAAGCAACCATAATTTGCCATGCCCTATAGAATTATCTTCGCCTAAAAAGCTTGATACACTTGTTGGAAGTGATGCTGTCCACCAGGGAGTTGTGCTGGAAACTGAACCCCTGAAATCACGCGACTTATCTGAACTTACTCATACTGATCTTGTTATCGTAATGGACCAAATTACTGATCCTCATAATGTTGGAGCTATTATGCGCTCCGCAGCTGCATTCAAAACCGGAGCACTTATCACTTCCTATCGTCATTCACCGCAAGAAAGTGGTGTACTTGCTAAAGCAGCCTCTGGAGCTTTAGAATCGATTGATTACATTATGGTACAGAACCTTGCTGAAGCACTTAAATTCCTCCATAAAGCTCATTTTATCACCTTCGGACTTGATTCAGAAGGTGACGCTCCTTTAGAGAACGTACTAACAGGAGAAAAAATTGCCCTCGTTTTAGGGGCAGAAGGAAAAGGTTTACGCAAAAAAACACGCGAAACAGTTCACACACTAGCGCGCCTTGATATGCCTGGAAAAATTAAATCCCTAAATGTTTCAAATGCAGCGACAATCGCACTCTACACAGCTCACAAACACCTAAGACCATGA
- a CDS encoding DUF2155 domain-containing protein → MKFSLLSKLGCFLYAILMGIGVVLFVVGEVQAQRVSNEIAILSGLDKITGRTTRFEVPIGQVYRFGALQITPRACYASSKDEPARTSGFLEVYEVVQDKKVQRIFAGWMFSDSPGLNAVEHPIYDVWLEDCKKN, encoded by the coding sequence ATGAAGTTTTCTCTGTTATCAAAATTAGGGTGCTTTTTATATGCTATTTTAATGGGGATAGGGGTAGTTTTGTTTGTAGTAGGTGAGGTACAGGCTCAGCGTGTTAGCAATGAAATTGCTATTCTTTCAGGTCTTGACAAAATCACTGGTCGAACGACTCGTTTTGAAGTTCCTATTGGTCAAGTTTACCGATTTGGTGCTTTGCAGATAACGCCTCGTGCGTGTTACGCAAGTTCTAAAGATGAGCCAGCTCGTACGAGTGGTTTTCTTGAAGTTTATGAGGTAGTCCAGGATAAAAAGGTGCAGCGTATCTTTGCAGGATGGATGTTTTCGGATAGTCCTGGTCTAAATGCTGTGGAGCATCCCATTTATGACGTGTGGCTTGAAGATTGTAAAAAAAATTGA
- a CDS encoding NADH:ubiquinone oxidoreductase subunit NDUFA12: MVSFLKQVFTWWNGNTVNTRFFTWRKGRRVGEDQFGNIYYEGGYHKDGYPRRWVIYKGYSEASTIPPGWHGWIHHRCDAPPTDDGYQLHEWEKPHSANMTGSKRAYRPKGSIFHNVENFHVCKDYDAWIPNNDP, translated from the coding sequence ATGGTTAGTTTCTTAAAGCAAGTCTTCACGTGGTGGAATGGTAATACTGTTAATACGCGTTTTTTTACGTGGCGTAAGGGGAGGCGTGTGGGGGAAGATCAGTTTGGTAACATTTATTATGAAGGGGGCTATCATAAAGATGGCTATCCGCGTCGTTGGGTGATTTACAAAGGGTATTCTGAGGCTTCCACTATTCCCCCAGGTTGGCATGGTTGGATTCATCACCGCTGTGATGCGCCGCCTACAGATGATGGTTATCAACTCCACGAATGGGAAAAACCTCATAGTGCGAATATGACGGGTTCAAAGAGAGCATATCGGCCGAAAGGATCCATTTTTCATAATGTTGAGAACTTTCATGTGTGTAAAGATTACGATGCATGGATACCCAACAATGATCCTTAG